A genomic window from Pecten maximus chromosome 2, xPecMax1.1, whole genome shotgun sequence includes:
- the LOC117321947 gene encoding BTB/POZ domain-containing protein 6-like, with protein MANSTPLQSRNTLLECIAHMYLTKLGADVRFVFDGSKVAAHKFILISRSSVFEAMFTRPLSDQEEKDEKDIEITDVSKDTFNVFLRYLYTDNIEINMDNVADILKVADKYMVEILIHKCHVYIEQHLDPDNVCRMRERYHSFPNEKLLAECRRVEEESACAVLKSAGFAERCRECAHELISSDYLPVDEHLIFETVIRWAQAECRKHHIAVTDENIRTSAGNLFHCVRFPVMNSDYFCKTVFNMSVLSNDELVELHRYIHKQGPSIHGPPTMVQTTQEEPVSCYTGSVLSRRSSAIRPANEPCTEGSDSRDEAYQDSLYMASETTNHHLNVRVCDFSCKHRVGYRMGKYKPVFRQQSRSGRVGSSIIAISEHVQSSSLVYLHGITTAFTPDQINVKINDEDIRIQRADDDPKVVRFRKIIEIDPDKVYVIYVSVNGYTSIMRNQLENSLSFDGVTINFTNHADSQSNGYVTGLLLSK; from the exons CATGTATCTAACTAAATTAGGCGCGGACGTTAGATTTGTTTTTGACGGCAGCAAGGTGGCAGCCCACAAGTTCATCCTTATCAGCAGAAGTAGTGTGTTCGAAGCCATGTTTACTCGCCCATTGTCAGACCAGGAGGAGAAAGACGAGAAGGATATAGAAATTACGGATGTGTCTAAGGACACCTTCAACGTATTCCTGAG ATACCTGTATACGGACAATATCGAAATCAACATGGATAATGTTGCAGACATTCTTAAAGTGGCCGACAAATACATGGTAGAGATATTAATACACAAATGCCATGTCTATATCGAACAGCATCTCGATCCCGACAACGTTTGTCGTATGCGAGAGCGATACCATAGCTTCCCAAACGAAAAGTTGCTAGCAGAATGTCGACGTGTTGAAGAGGAATCTGCTTGTGCTGTTCTTAAATCAGCGGGCTTCGCAGAACGATGCAGGGAATGCGCTCATGAGTTGATTTCTTCTGACTATCTTCCTGTAGATGAACATTTGATTTTCGAGACGGTGATTCGATGGGCACAAGCAGAGTGTAGAAAACATCATATTGCGGTGACCGATGAAAACATACGTACATCTGCTGGAAATCTCTTTCATTGTGTCAGATTTCCTGTCATGAATTCTGACTACTTTTGTAAAACAGTTTTCAACATGTCAGTTCTTAGCAACGACGAACTGGTAGAATTACACAGATATATCCATAAGCAGGGTCCATCGATCCATGGTCCACCAACGATGGTACAGACAACACAGGAAGAACCAGTATCCTGTTATACTGGTTCTGTACTCTCTAGGAGAAGCAGCGCGATACGACCAGCCAACGAACCATGTACCGAGGGATCTGATAGTAGGGATGAAGCTTATCAGGATTCGTTATACATGGCAAGTGAGACCACAAATCATCATCTAAACGTCCGGGTATGCGACTTCAGCTGCAAGCATCGTGTAGGCTATCGGATGGGAAAGTATAAACCTGTGTTTCGTCAGCAGTCACGCAGCGGTAGGGTCGGTAGCTCAATCATTGCCATAAGTGAACATGTCCAAAGTTCGTCTCTGGTATATCTTCATGGAATCACAACTGCTTTCACACCGGACCAAATCAATGTCAAAATCAATGATGAAGATATCCGCATTCAGCGAGCCGATGATGATCCAAAAGTGGTACGGTTTCGGAAAATCATTGAAATCGACCCCGATaaggtctatgttatatatgtaagcGTGAACGGATATACAAGTATTATGAGGAACCAGCTAGAAAATAGTTTAAGTTTCGATGGTGTAACCATTAACTTCACTAATCATGCCGATAGCCAAAGTAACGGGTACGTGACGGGGTTGTTGTTATCAAAATAA